The following proteins are co-located in the Lolium rigidum isolate FL_2022 unplaced genomic scaffold, APGP_CSIRO_Lrig_0.1 contig_34541_1, whole genome shotgun sequence genome:
- the LOC124681165 gene encoding uncharacterized protein LOC124681165 isoform X4, with protein MLYISSLELSFVTKLYDGEVNSNGVLCWSSSEWRRKTHNGNHRNTEVDQQVYSRMVEADAAESRLSQAEHTPSYDEDQDGRKAYYMDDDDDDDASTSDPRQEGISYYARRKNFGGSCTSHLHWHGHSLSGTDLSDQNFVDNETEVSEEQRRVCSNKRLKLAADTTSSPAAPSAIHHVEIDYSGNS; from the exons atgctCTATATTAGCTCACTGGAGTTATCATTTGTTACTAAATTATATGATGGAGAAGTCAACTCGAATGGGGTGCTCTGCTGGTCTTCAAGTGAATGGAGGCGTAAAACTCATAATGGAAATCACAGAAACACAGAAGTTGATCAG CAGGTATATAGCAGGATGGTTGAGGCTGATGCAGCCGAATCCAGATTATCACAGGCTGAGCATACACCTTCATATGACGAGGATCAGGATGGCAGGAAAGCTTATTatatggatgatgatgatgatgatgatgcatcaACTAGTGATCCAAGACAAGAGGGAATCAGTTACTATGCAAGACGGAAGAACTTTGGAGGGTCTTGTACTTCCCATTTGCACTGGCATGGGCATTCCCTTTCTGGAACAG ATTTATCAGATCAGAATTTTGTTGACAATGAGACTGAAGTTAGCGAGGAACAAAGGAGAGTATGTAGCAACAAGCGACTGAAACTAGCCGCGGATACAACCAGTAGTCCG GCTGCTCCATCTGCAATTCATCATGTGGAAATAGATTACAGTGGTAATTCATAA
- the LOC124681165 gene encoding uncharacterized protein LOC124681165 isoform X1, which produces MRYTDCPVMLSVVQDTLSGSSTGWTDEKHMLYISSLELSFVTKLYDGEVNSNGVLCWSSSEWRRKTHNGNHRNTEVDQQVYSRMVEADAAESRLSQAEHTPSYDEDQDGRKAYYMDDDDDDDASTSDPRQEGISYYARRKNFGGSCTSHLHWHGHSLSGTDLSDQNFVDNETEVSEEQRRVCSNKRLKLAADTTSSPAAPSAIHHVEIDYSGNS; this is translated from the exons ATGAGGTATACAGACTGCCCAGTGATGCTTTCTGTTGTTCAG GACACACTGAGCGGTTCATCAACTGGATggacagatgagaagcacatgctCTATATTAGCTCACTGGAGTTATCATTTGTTACTAAATTATATGATGGAGAAGTCAACTCGAATGGGGTGCTCTGCTGGTCTTCAAGTGAATGGAGGCGTAAAACTCATAATGGAAATCACAGAAACACAGAAGTTGATCAG CAGGTATATAGCAGGATGGTTGAGGCTGATGCAGCCGAATCCAGATTATCACAGGCTGAGCATACACCTTCATATGACGAGGATCAGGATGGCAGGAAAGCTTATTatatggatgatgatgatgatgatgatgcatcaACTAGTGATCCAAGACAAGAGGGAATCAGTTACTATGCAAGACGGAAGAACTTTGGAGGGTCTTGTACTTCCCATTTGCACTGGCATGGGCATTCCCTTTCTGGAACAG ATTTATCAGATCAGAATTTTGTTGACAATGAGACTGAAGTTAGCGAGGAACAAAGGAGAGTATGTAGCAACAAGCGACTGAAACTAGCCGCGGATACAACCAGTAGTCCG GCTGCTCCATCTGCAATTCATCATGTGGAAATAGATTACAGTGGTAATTCATAA
- the LOC124681165 gene encoding uncharacterized protein LOC124681165 isoform X2 — translation MRYTDCPVMLSVVQDTLSGSSTGWTDEKHMLYISSLELSFVTKLYDGEVNSNGVLCWSSSEWRRKTHNGNHRNTEVDQVYSRMVEADAAESRLSQAEHTPSYDEDQDGRKAYYMDDDDDDDASTSDPRQEGISYYARRKNFGGSCTSHLHWHGHSLSGTDLSDQNFVDNETEVSEEQRRVCSNKRLKLAADTTSSPAAPSAIHHVEIDYSGNS, via the exons ATGAGGTATACAGACTGCCCAGTGATGCTTTCTGTTGTTCAG GACACACTGAGCGGTTCATCAACTGGATggacagatgagaagcacatgctCTATATTAGCTCACTGGAGTTATCATTTGTTACTAAATTATATGATGGAGAAGTCAACTCGAATGGGGTGCTCTGCTGGTCTTCAAGTGAATGGAGGCGTAAAACTCATAATGGAAATCACAGAAACACAGAAGTTGATCAG GTATATAGCAGGATGGTTGAGGCTGATGCAGCCGAATCCAGATTATCACAGGCTGAGCATACACCTTCATATGACGAGGATCAGGATGGCAGGAAAGCTTATTatatggatgatgatgatgatgatgatgcatcaACTAGTGATCCAAGACAAGAGGGAATCAGTTACTATGCAAGACGGAAGAACTTTGGAGGGTCTTGTACTTCCCATTTGCACTGGCATGGGCATTCCCTTTCTGGAACAG ATTTATCAGATCAGAATTTTGTTGACAATGAGACTGAAGTTAGCGAGGAACAAAGGAGAGTATGTAGCAACAAGCGACTGAAACTAGCCGCGGATACAACCAGTAGTCCG GCTGCTCCATCTGCAATTCATCATGTGGAAATAGATTACAGTGGTAATTCATAA
- the LOC124681165 gene encoding uncharacterized protein LOC124681165 isoform X3, translating to MRYTDCPVMLSVVQDTLSGSSTGWTDEKHMLYISSLELSFVTKLYDGEVNSNGVLCWSSSEWRRKTHNGNHRNTEVDQQVYSRMVEADAAESRLSQAEHTPSYDEDQDGRKAYYMDDDDDDDASTSDPRQEGISYYARRKNFGGSCTSHLHWHGHSLSGTDLSDQNFVDNETEVSEEQRRVCSNKRLKLAADTTSSPVT from the exons ATGAGGTATACAGACTGCCCAGTGATGCTTTCTGTTGTTCAG GACACACTGAGCGGTTCATCAACTGGATggacagatgagaagcacatgctCTATATTAGCTCACTGGAGTTATCATTTGTTACTAAATTATATGATGGAGAAGTCAACTCGAATGGGGTGCTCTGCTGGTCTTCAAGTGAATGGAGGCGTAAAACTCATAATGGAAATCACAGAAACACAGAAGTTGATCAG CAGGTATATAGCAGGATGGTTGAGGCTGATGCAGCCGAATCCAGATTATCACAGGCTGAGCATACACCTTCATATGACGAGGATCAGGATGGCAGGAAAGCTTATTatatggatgatgatgatgatgatgatgcatcaACTAGTGATCCAAGACAAGAGGGAATCAGTTACTATGCAAGACGGAAGAACTTTGGAGGGTCTTGTACTTCCCATTTGCACTGGCATGGGCATTCCCTTTCTGGAACAG ATTTATCAGATCAGAATTTTGTTGACAATGAGACTGAAGTTAGCGAGGAACAAAGGAGAGTATGTAGCAACAAGCGACTGAAACTAGCCGCGGATACAACCAGTAGTCCG GTTACTTGA